Sequence from the Agrococcus sp. SL85 genome:
GTGCTCGTCGCCACCGATGTCGCGGCCCGCGGCATCCACATCGACGACGTCGCGCTCGTCGTGCAGGCCGATCCGCCGGACGAGTACAAGACCTACCTGCACCGCTCCGGCCGCACGGGCCGCGCGGGCCGCGACGGCCGCGTCGTGACCGTCATCGCCCCGGCCCGCCGCAAGCGCATGCAGCAGCTGCTGGAGCGCGCCGAGATCGAGGCGCCGATGCTGCCCGTCGTCCCCGGCGACGACCTGCTCGACACGCTCACGGTCATCGAGGCGGCCGAGGCGGAGGCGGTGGAGGCCCCCGCGGCCGAGCCCGCCGCCGCGTCCGAGGCTCCCGCGGAGGACTGACGCCGCACCGATCCGGCCCCGTCGTCGCCCCCGGCGACCGCGGGGCCGGATCGTCGTCTGCGGGGAGGCACAGGCTGCGGGCGTAGCGTGGGGCCATGCGCATCGTCGTGATCGGCGGATCAGGGAACGCGGGCTCGGCCATCGTGCGGGCGCTCGGCAGGAGCGGCGCGGAGGCCGTGCCGCTCTCGAGGTCCGGCAAGGCCATCGCGGGCGCCCCGGGCGTCGCGGCCGACATCGTCTCGGGCGAGGGCCTCGACACGGCCTTCGCGGGCGCGGAGGCGATCGTCGACGCCTCGAACTCGCGGAACCCGCTCGACCTCCGCCCCTTCACCGTCGGCGCCCGCAACGTCGTCGCGGCCGCGGAGGCCGCGGGCGTCGAGCGGGCCGTCGTGCTCTCGATCCTCGGCGTCGACCGCTCGAAGGCTGTCCTACCACCGCAAGAAGCTCGAGCAGGAGGACGTCTACCGCGCCTCCGCGCTCGAGGCGGTCGCCGTGCGCGCCTCGCAGTTCCACGAGTGGCCCGTCGACATGTTCGAGGCGGGCGCCGCGCTCGGCGCGATCCCCGTGATGCTCGGCGGCCGCCTGCAGACGGTCGACGTGGGCGAGGTCGCCTCGCTCGTCGCCGACGAGGCGACGGAGCCCTCCGGCAAGGAGATCGTGCCGATCGCGGGACCGCAGGTGCGCGTCTCGCGCGATCTCGCGAAGGCGTGGCAGGCCGCGACGGGCGCGCGCGGGCTCATCGTCAACGGCCCGTTCCCGCCCTCGCTGCTCGAGTACGTGCGCTCGGGGGCCAACCTCACCGAGGAGCGCAAGGGCCGCGTCACCTTCGAGGAGTGGCTCGCGCGCAGGCGCTGAGCCGGGCAGCCGAGGGGCGGCCGAGCATGGGAGCCGTGCAGGGGATCGCCGACGAGGCGGTGCGCGCGCACGGGGTCCCTGGCGTCGTCGCGGCGATCGCTCGACCGGTCGACGAGGACGTCGGGGTCGCGGGGGCGCGCACGATCGGCGGGCCGCCGATGGAGCGCGGCACCGTGATGCGGATCGCCTCGGTGACGAAGCCGATCGTCGCCGTCGCGACGCTCGCGCTCGTCGACCGCGGCGCGCTGCGGCTCGACGACCCCGTCGAGCGCTGGCTGCCGGAGCTCGCCGCGCCGCGGGTGCTGCGCGACCCCTCCGGACCGCTCGACGACACCGTGCCGGCGGAGCACCCGATCGAGGTCGGGCACCTGCTCGCGCTCCGCGGCGGCCTCGGCTTCACCACCGACTTCGACGCCCCGCTCGCGCACGCGCTCGCCGGGCTCGGCCAGGGGCCGCCGGATCCCGCGTGCGCGCGGCCGCTCGACGAGTGGCTCGCGGCGATCGCGCAGGTGCCGCTCGCGCACCAGCCGGGCGCGGGCTGGACCTACAACACCGGCCTCGACCTCGCCGGCGCGCTGCTCGCGCGACTCGGCGGCTGCCTGGGCGCGGTGCTCGACGAGACGGTGCTCGGCCCGCTCGGGATGCGGGAGACCGGATTCCGGCTGCGACCGGAGCAGGTGGCGCGCACGGCCACCTCGTACCGCTTCGAGGGCGACGCCCCCGTCGTCGTCGATCCGCCCGACGGCGGCTGGGCGGGGGAGGTGGCCTTCGAGTCGGGCGCCTCGGGCCTCGTCTCGACGCTCGACGATCTGCTCGCGCTCGGCCGGATGCTCGTCGACGGCGGGCGGTCCGGCTCCGGCGAGCAGGTGCTCTCGGCCGAGTCGCTCGCCCTGCTGCTGCGGCCGGGCGCGCCGAGCGATCCGGCCGACCCGTTCCTCGACGGCCAGTCGTGGTCGCTCGGCGGCTCCGTCGACGTCGTCGAGCGCGAGCCGTGGCACGCGCTCGGCCGCTACGGCTGGATGGGCGGCACCGGCACCGCGCTGTACGCCTACCCGCGCTCGCGGCAGGTGGCGGTGTGGCTCACGCAGCGCCAGCTGGCCGCGCCCGACGACGCAGAGCGGCTCGTGCCGCTGCTCGCCCGCGCGGCCGAGCGCGACCGCGCCGCCTGAGGGCCGCGGCCGCCCACACCCGCCCGGCGCCGCGGCGCGCCGCGTCGGCGGCCGCGCCTAGGGTGGGAGGCGCACACGAGCGGAGGGGGAGCCGTGACCGACGCGAGGCACGACGAGTGGGCGCCGCCCAGCGACGACGACGCACCCGACGCGTACGGCGACTGGGGCGCCTTCGACGCGCCGGACGACGGCTGGGTGCCGCCCTCCGATGCCGATGCACCCGCCGGCGACGGGGCCGGAGGGAGTCGTGCAGGCGTGCCCCGGTCGTTCGCGTCCGCGCCGCGGGCCCCGGGCGTCGCCGCCTCCGCGAAGGCCGCGACGCCGCTCGAGGCGCTCACGCGCGTGTGGGGCTACGACGCCTTCCGCGGCCCGCAGGGCGAGATCATCGACGAGCTCGTCGCGGGCCGTGACGCCGTCGTCCTCATGCCCACCGGCGGCGGCAAGAGCCTCTGCTACCAGATCCCCTCGCTCGTCCGCGAGGGCACGGGCGTCGTCATCAGCCCGCTCATCGCGCTCATGCACGACCAGGTCGACGCGCTCGAGCAGCTCGGCGTGCGCGCCGCCTACCTGAACTCCACGCAGTCGGTCGACGAGCGCCGCGACGTGGAGCGGCGGCTCCTCGCGGGCGAGCTCGACATGCTCTACCTCGCGCCCGAGCGCCTGCCCGTCGCGCAGGCGCTGCTCGACGCCGCGCCCATCGCGCTCTTCGCGATCGACGAGGCGCACTGCGTGAGCCAATGGGGCCACGACTTCCGCCCCGACTACCTGGGGCTCTCGATCCTCGGCGAGCGCTGGCCCGAGGTGCCGCGCATCGCCCTCACCGCCACCGCCACGGTCGAGACGCGCGCCGAGATCGTCGAGCGCCTGGGCCTGGGCGGCGCGCGCGTGTTCGTCTCGAGCTTCGACCGCCCCAACATCCAGTACCGGATCGCGCCCAAGCAGGACGCCAAGGCGCAGCTGCTGCGCATCATCCGCGACGAGCACGAGGGCGCGGCCGGCATCGTCTACTGCCTCTCGCGCCGCTCGGTCGAGCAGACGGCCACGTGGCTGCGGCAGCAGGGCATCGACGCGCTGCCGTACCACGCGGGCCTCGACGCCGCCGTGCGCGGCGCCAACCAGCGCCGCTTCCTGCGCGAGGACGGCGTGGTCGTCGTCGCGACGGTCGCCTTCGGCATGGGCATCGACAAGCCCGACGTGCGCTTCGTCGCGCACCTCGACCTGCCGAAGTCGGTCGAGGGCTACTACCAGGAGACGGGCCGCGCCGGCCGCGACGGCGAGCCGTCGACCGCGTGGCTCGCCTACGGCCTGCAGGACGTCGTGCAGCAGCGCCGCCTCATCGCCGACGGTGATGGCGACCAGCAGCGCAAGCGCGCGCAGTCGCTCCACCTCGACGCCATGCTCGCGCTCTGCGAGACGGTCGAGTGCCGCCGCCAGCAGCTGCTCGCGTACTTCGGGCAGGAGTCCGAGCCCTGCGGCAACTGCGACACCTGCCTCTCGCCCCCCGACGCCTACGACGGCACCGTGCCCGCGCAGAAGCTGCTCTCGACGATCGTGCGCCTGCAGCGCGAGCGGCGGCAGTCGTTCGGCGCCGGCCACCTCGTCGACATCCTGGTGGGCGCCGACACCGAGCGCATGCGCCGCTTCGGCCACGACCAGCTCGCCACATACGGCATCGGCGCCGACCTCTCGGGCCCGCAGTGGCGCGGCGTCGTGCGGCAGCTGCTCGCGCAGGGGCTGCTGCGCGTGCAGGGCGAGTACGGCGTGCTCGCGATCACCGAGGAGTCGTCGGCGGTGCTCGCGGGCGAGCGGCCGGTGCGGCTGCGCCACGAGGCGGCGCAGCCCGCGCGGGCGCCGAAGCGCTCGGCCTCCACCCTCGAGCTCGACGACGCCCAGCAGGCCACGTTCCAGACGCTCCGCTCCTGGCGCGCCGAGACGGCCAAGGAGCAGGCGGTGCCCGCCTACGTCGTCTTCAACGATCGGACGCTCGCGGCGATCGCCGAGCGGCGGCCCGAGACCCTCGTCGAGCTCTCGACCATCTCGGGCGTGGGCGAGTCGAAGCTCGAGCGCTACGGCGAGGCCGTGCTCGAGGTGCTGGCGCGCTGACCATGAGCGGGAGCGTGCGGCTCGATGCTTGGATCTGGGCGGTGCGGGTGACCAAGACCCGCTCGGCCGCGACCGCGGCCTGCCGCGGCGGCCACGTGAAGGTCAACGGCCAGAGCGCGAAGGCGGCGCAGCCGGTGCGGATCGGCGACGAGGTGCGGGTGCGGATCGCGGGCTTCGACCGCATCCTCGTCGTGCAGCAGCTGCTGACGAAGCGCGTGGGGGCGCCGCTCGCGGCGGCCGCGTTCGAGGACCGCACCCCCGCGCGCCCGGATCCGGTCGCTGCCCAGATGGTGCCGCGCCGCGACCGCGGCGCCGGGCGCCCCACGAAGCGGGAGCGGCGCGAGCTCGACCGGCTGCGCGGCCGCGACGACGAGCGCTAGCCCACCTCGCCGGCGGGCGGGTCGCCCTGGTAGCCGATCAGCCAGCGGACGCCGAACCGGTCGGTCACCTGCCCGTCCGAGTCGCCCCAGGGGCGCCGCTGCAGCGGATCGACATCGGTGCCGCCCTCGGCCAGGGCGTCGAACCAGCGGTGCAGCGTCGCGGCGTCGGCGGTGCCGAGCAGCGAGAGCAGCACGCCCTCGAGGCGGAGCGGGGCGTCGCCCGGGCCGGCGTCCGAGCCGAAGAGCTCGACGGGCCCCTGCAGCATGCCGTGGGCGATCGCCTGCGGGTCGCCCTCGGCGCCGAACTCGCCCTTCGTGTGCAGCACGAGCTCGCCGCCGAAGACGTCGCGGTAGGCGGTGAGCGCCTCGCGCGCGGTGCCGGGGAAGGAGAGGTAGGGCGTCAGCCGGGTCATCGTCGTCTCGTCTCGTCGCTCGCGGTGGGCGCCCGGGTCCGGCCGCCGAGCGCGACGCTACTCCTGACGGCTCCGCGGCCGGTCGGGCGAGCGGGCGCCGGCGCGACCGCAACGCACGCAACCCCGTCGGCCGCGGGCGCCCTCGGTAGGCTGGAGGGCGTGCCTCACACCGCCGTGTCCCCGCAGATCGCCCGCTCCTGGCTCCTCGTGCCGGCCTCGAAGCCCGAGCTCTTCCAGATCGCGCAGGAGAGCGAGGCCGACGCGATCATCATCGACATCGAGGACGCCGTCGCCGCGAAGGACAAGGCGCAGGCGCGCGAGGAGACCGTGCGCTGGCTCTCGAGCGGGCACCGCGCGTGGGTGCGCATCAACGACGCGGCCTCCGAGTTCTGGAGCGGCGACTGCGCCGCGCTCAAGGACGTGCCCGGCCTCGTCGGCGTGATGCTGGCGAAGACGGAGTCGTCGAGCCACGTGAACGACACCGCCGACCGCCTGCCGGAGGGCATGCCGATCCTGGCGCTCGTCGAGACGGCCCGCGGCCTGCAGCGCGTCGCCGAGATCGCGAACGCGCCCTCGACCTTCCGCATCGCCTTCGGCACGGGCGACTTCAAGCGCGACACCGCGACGGGCGAGGACCCGATGGCGCTCGCGTACGCCCGCTCGCAGCTCGTCATCGCCTCGCGCGCCGCGCGCCTGCCCGCACCGATCGACGGCCCCACGCTCTCCGCCGACGCCCTCGCCGAGGGCACCCGCCTCACGAAGGAGATGGGCATGTCGGGCAAGCTCTGCCTCACCCACACGCAGGCCGCCGCCATCAACGCCGGCCTCGCGCCGAGCCCCGAGGACGTCGCGTGGGCGCACGGCTTCGTGCGTGCCTTCGAGGAGTCCGGCGGCAAGATCACCGACGGCTCCGACCTGCCGCGCCTCGCCCGCGCGCAGAAGATCCAGGCGCAGGCGGCCGACTTCGGCATCGAGGTCGACGCCGCGACGCTCGCGAACCTCAACTACTGAGGCTGCGCCTGCGGGCGCACGCAGAAGGCCGGGCGGTGCTCCGCCCGGCCTTCCGTGTCTCACCGCAGCGAGCGCTCAGCGGAACGCGTCGCCTGCATCCTTCGCTGCGTCCTTGACGTGCTCGCCGGCCTGCTTCGCGTTCGCGGCAGCCTGGTCCTGCTGGCCCTCGGCCTGCAGTCGCTCGTTGCCGGTCGCGTCGCCGATGGCCTCCTTGGCCTTGCCGACGTGCTCCTGGGCTGCGTTCTTGATCTTGTCGTCGAGTCCCATGGGCCCTCCTTCGATCGTCCGTGGCGGCCGGGCGAGTGCCGCAGCGCCTGGGGGACAACCTAGGCGCTCAGCCTGGACGTCGGCTCACGAATCGGTCGGAGCCTCCGATGGGCCGCGCGCGGCGCGCACCACGGGCACCGAGGCCGTCACGGGCGGCGCGACGGAGCCCGGGATCGACGCGTCCTGCTCGAGCTGCGCCTGCGCGGCGCGGCGCTCGAGCGCCTCCTCCATCGCCGACTTCTGCCGCAGCGGAGGAGCCTTGAAGAACAGCGCGATCACGACGGCGACCGAGACGACCGCGAGCGCCACCCAGAAGGGCGTCGTCGTGGCCGTCGAGAAGCCGTCGAGGAACGGGGCCGCGAGCCGCGGGTCGGCCGTCGTGAGGAACGACGAGTCGTCGTTGAGCGCCTCGCCGATCTGCTCGGGGTGGGCCAGGATGTCGAGGATGCGGGCGTTGCCGGGATCGGCGGCGACCGCGGGGTCCTGCAGCGCGGCCCCGAGGTCGGCGCGCAGGTCGTCGCGGCCGAAGGCGGCGCGCAGCGTCTCGGGCAGGCGCGAGAACAGCAGCGAGAACACCACCGCGACGCCCGCGGTGCCGCCGAGCTGGCGGAAGAAGGTCGCCGAGCTCGTGGCGACGCCCATGTCCTTCGGGTCGACGGCGTTCTGCGAGGCGATCGTGAGCGTCTGCATGAGCATGCCGAGGCCGAGGCCGAGGATCAGCTGGCCGACGAGCAGCATCCACAGGGGGCTGTCCCACTGCAGGGTCACGAGCACCCCGTAGGCGGCCGCCATGATGCCGAGGCCGACGACGGGGAAGAGGCGGTAGCGGCCGGTGCGGGCGATGATCTGGCCGGAGCCGATCGAGGAGATCATGAGGCCGAGGATCATCGGCAGGGTCGCGAGGCCGGCCTCGGTGGGCGTCATGCCGTGCACGATCTGCAGGATGAACGGCAGCAGCATCATGCCCGCGAACATGCCGAAGCCCGTGAGCACGCCGAGCACGGTCGCCATCGCGAAGGTGCGGCCGCGGAAGAGCGCGAGCGGGATGAGCGCGGCGTCGCCCATGCGCGACTCCACCCACACGAAGGCGACGACGCCGAGCGCGCCGACGACGTAGCAGGCGATCGCGGCGACGGAGCCCCAGCCCCACACGCGTCCCTGCTCGGCGACGAGCAGCAGCGGCACGACCGCGACGGCCAGCAGCGCCGCGCCCCACCAGTCGATGCGCACGCGCTCGTGGTGCGACGGGAGGTGCAGGAAGCGCCAGACCATGAAGAGCGCGGCGGCGCCGATGGGGAGGTTGAACAGGAAGACCCAGCGCCAGCCGTGGAGGCCCAGGATCTCGGGCGTGCCCGCGAAGAGCCCGCCGATGAGCGGGCCGAGGATCGACGAGACGCCGAAGATCGCCAGGAAGAACCCCTGGTACTTCGCGCGCTCGCGGGGGCTGAGCACGTCGCCCATGATCGTGAGCGGCAGCGAGAACAGGCCGCCCGCACCCAGGCCCTGCAGCGCGCGGAACGCCGCGAGCTGCACCATGTCCTGCGCGAACGAGCTCGCGATCGAGCCCGCGAGGAAGAGCACGATCGCGATGAGGAACAGCGGCCGCCGGCCGAAGATGTCCGAGAGCTTGCCGTAGATGGGCGTGACGATCGTCGAGACGATGAGGAAGGCGGTGACGACCCACACCTGCAGGTCGAGCCCGCGGAGGTCGTCGGCGATCGTGCGCATCGACGTGCCGACGACCGTCTGCGAGAGCGACGAGAGGAACATCGCCATCATCAGGCCGGCGAGCACCAGCAGGATCTCGCGTCGGGTCATCGGCGCCGCGGGGGCGGCGGCCGCGGCGTCCGTGGATCGCTGCGGGGTCTCTGGCATGGGGCTCCTCAGGTGCCGGGGGCGGCGTGCTGCGCCGGGCTGCCGTCGACTCCTCTGAGGAGGTCGTTAGCCGGGCGAATGGTCGACCGACCAATGCTACTCCTGCGGGCGCGCGACCGGAAGCGCGATGGGTCGCGCGGGGGCCGTGGGGACGCGTGCGAGCATGGATGCGTGCGGATGCTCCACAGGATGCTGACGGCCGCGATCGCGGTCGGGCTGCTGATGACGGGGTGCGCTGCCCCCGCGCCCGGGCCGACCGGATCCCCGCAGCCGCTCCCGCCGACGTCGGCTGCGCCGAGCGGGGCGCCGGAGCCATCGGAGGACGCGACGGCACCGACGCCGTCGGCGGAGCCGACGTCTCCGGCGGCGCCAGCGCCCTCGGAGCGGTGGGACATCGACGCCGGGTCGAGCCTCACCGTGCTCGTGAACAAGCGCCGGCCGCTGCGGCCCCAGGACTATGCCCCCGAGCTCGTCGAGCCCTCGGTCTCGCACGATGCCGGCGAGGAGGCGATCCGGCCGGAGGCGGATGCGCCGCTGGTCGCCCTGGATGCGGCGATGCGCTCCGACATCGGCGAGGGCGTGCACGTGTTCTCCTCCTACCGCTCGTTCCAGCGGCAGACGGCGCTCTACGACGGCTACGTCGCGCGCGAGGGGCAGGCGCGGGCCGATACGACGAGCGCGCGGCCCGGTCACTCCGAGCATCAGACGGGCCTGGCGATCGACGTCGTCGGCACGGGCCTCGCGTGCCGCCTCGACGTGTGCTTCGGTCGCACGCAGGCCGGCGCCTGGATCGCCGAGCACGCCTGGGAGCACGGCTTCGTGGTGCGCTACCCCGAGGGCGAGGACGCGGTGACCGGCTACGCCTATGAGCCGTGGCACCTGCGCTACGTCGGCGTCGACGTCACGACGGCGATGCGCGAGGCCGGGGAGACCACGCTCGAGGCGTTCTTCGGCACGGGCGACGCGCCCGACTACGGCTGAGCGGCTCCAGGCGCTACGGCAGCGCGTAGCCGCACGCGACGATGTGCTCGCTCTCGAGCCCGCCGCTGTCGATCGCGCGCACGCGGATGCAGGCCTGGTTCCCGGGCTCGCGCCCGCCGGAGAACGAGCCGTCGGCGGCCGGGCGCACGACCGTCCAGCCCGAGGCGCCGTCATCGAGGATCCACTCGAGGCGGTCGAGCGGTCGATCGGTCGTGCCGTTGGGCCCGAACGAGAAGGTCACGCCGCCCGAGTAGCCCGTGACTGCCGCCCTCGGCTGCGGGGGCGGCGCGTAGCCCGCTGCGACGGGCCCGATGGTGATGCGGTCGCTCACGTTGCCGTCGACGTCGACGACGATGGCGGTCATGTAGGCCTGGTGCCCGGGCGAGAGCTGCTGCGTCTGCGAGCCTGCGGCGGGCGAGACCCGCTGCATGTTCTGCCCGTTCTCGTACTGGGTCCACTCGATCCTGTCGAGCGCACGGCCGTTGCTGCCGTTCGGTGCCCATTGGTAGGTCACCTGGTGGACGCCGGGCGTGATGGAGATCACGGGCGCCGGCGGTGGCCCGAACGGGCGGGCCTGGTTCGAGGAGACGGTCCAGCCGCTGGCGAGGGCCTGGCCGTCGATCGTCGCGGTCGCGCGCACCTCGATCGTGTACGGCCCTCCCGTGTTCGACAGCCCCGTGTAGGTGCCGCCGGGGCCGAACGACTGGACGCCGCCGCCGTTCGCCCGCACCTCGAAGCGCACCTCGTCGGCGCGGAGGCCGTTGCGGCTCCCGGGCGTCCAGTCGACCCGCACCTGCCCGTCGCCGTCCGTCACGCGCACGGCGCTCGGTGCCCCGGGTGCCGTCGCGGCGGTGCGTGCCTCCGTCGGGGCCGAGGCGGCGCCGGTACCCACCGCGTTCGTCGCAGCGACCGTGAAAGTCACCTGCGAGCCGTCGAGCGGCACCTGCGCGAAGCGCGCGGACGTGCCGGTCACCGTCTGGGAGAGCCCGGTCGAGGAGCGCACCAGGTAGCTGTCGACCGCGATGCCGTTGCCGCTCGCGGCCTCCCAGGTGACCGTCATCTGCACCTCCCCGGGCGTCGAGCGGTCGACCGCCGCGCTCGCGCCGCTCGGCGCGGAGGGGAGGCCCGCGGGGATCGTCGGCGCGGACGGGGCGGAGAGCTCGCTCGGCTCGGGCGCCGCGTTGTGCGCCTGGAGGCGGAAGGTGTAGGCCGTGCCGTTCGCGAGCCCCTGCCACGTGTGGGCGGTGACGGCGGCCAGCTCGACCGCGACGGTGCCGTCGGGCGCGGGCGGCTGGATCTGCAGGGTGTAGCCGCTGACGGGGGACCCGTTCGAGACCGCGGGCGCCCACGCGATCGCGAGGCTGCCGTCGCCGCGCGTCGCGCTGGGCGCCGAGGGCTGCTCGGGCCGGCGGTCGGGGCGCGCGTCGGCGGATGCGGGGGAGGGCTCGGAGTCGCCGACCTCGTTCTGCGCCACCACCTGGAAGCGGTAGGTCACGTCGTTCGTGAGGCCCTGGACGACGCACGTCGTGGCGGCGCAGGGCTGCGAGATCGCGCCGTCGGCCGAGCGCACGAGGTAGCCGGTGATGGGCGCTCCGTTGGGCGCGGGCGCCGCCCAGGTGAGGGTGACCTGCGCGTCGCCGACCGCGTCGACGTTCGGCCGCGGCGGCGCATCGGGGCGGCCCTTGACCGTCACGGTCGCCGTGCCCGAGACCTGCCGCTCGGTGAGGCCCGTGCCGTCCTGCACGACGTATCGCACGGTGAGCGTGCCCGAGAAGTCGGCGCCCGACGTGACGGCGATCCGCCGGCCGGCGACGGCCGCCGAGCCGTCACCGCCCACGACCTCCGCGGAGACGAGCTCGAGCGGCACGCCGTCGCGCGCGAAGGGGTTGACGTCGTTGGCGAGCACGTCGACCTCGATCGGCACGCCCTGCTCGCCCTCGGCGCGATCGGCGTTCGCGATCGCGAGCGGCCGGTTCGTGGCGACCACCTCGACGAGGACGGTGCCGGTCACCTCGTTGCCGTGCGGGTCCTCGAGCCGGACGGTGTAGGCGCCGCTCGTGCCGGGCGTCGCCGTGCGCTCGGCGGCCAGCACGATCGAGGAGCCCTCCAGCCGCGCCTCGACGCCTCGCACCCCGCCCTCCAGGCCGG
This genomic interval carries:
- a CDS encoding HpcH/HpaI aldolase/citrate lyase family protein — translated: MPHTAVSPQIARSWLLVPASKPELFQIAQESEADAIIIDIEDAVAAKDKAQAREETVRWLSSGHRAWVRINDAASEFWSGDCAALKDVPGLVGVMLAKTESSSHVNDTADRLPEGMPILALVETARGLQRVAEIANAPSTFRIAFGTGDFKRDTATGEDPMALAYARSQLVIASRAARLPAPIDGPTLSADALAEGTRLTKEMGMSGKLCLTHTQAAAINAGLAPSPEDVAWAHGFVRAFEESGGKITDGSDLPRLARAQKIQAQAADFGIEVDAATLANLNY
- the recQ gene encoding DNA helicase RecQ, giving the protein MTDARHDEWAPPSDDDAPDAYGDWGAFDAPDDGWVPPSDADAPAGDGAGGSRAGVPRSFASAPRAPGVAASAKAATPLEALTRVWGYDAFRGPQGEIIDELVAGRDAVVLMPTGGGKSLCYQIPSLVREGTGVVISPLIALMHDQVDALEQLGVRAAYLNSTQSVDERRDVERRLLAGELDMLYLAPERLPVAQALLDAAPIALFAIDEAHCVSQWGHDFRPDYLGLSILGERWPEVPRIALTATATVETRAEIVERLGLGGARVFVSSFDRPNIQYRIAPKQDAKAQLLRIIRDEHEGAAGIVYCLSRRSVEQTATWLRQQGIDALPYHAGLDAAVRGANQRRFLREDGVVVVATVAFGMGIDKPDVRFVAHLDLPKSVEGYYQETGRAGRDGEPSTAWLAYGLQDVVQQRRLIADGDGDQQRKRAQSLHLDAMLALCETVECRRQQLLAYFGQESEPCGNCDTCLSPPDAYDGTVPAQKLLSTIVRLQRERRQSFGAGHLVDILVGADTERMRRFGHDQLATYGIGADLSGPQWRGVVRQLLAQGLLRVQGEYGVLAITEESSAVLAGERPVRLRHEAAQPARAPKRSASTLELDDAQQATFQTLRSWRAETAKEQAVPAYVVFNDRTLAAIAERRPETLVELSTISGVGESKLERYGEAVLEVLAR
- a CDS encoding MDR family MFS transporter — encoded protein: MPETPQRSTDAAAAAPAAPMTRREILLVLAGLMMAMFLSSLSQTVVGTSMRTIADDLRGLDLQVWVVTAFLIVSTIVTPIYGKLSDIFGRRPLFLIAIVLFLAGSIASSFAQDMVQLAAFRALQGLGAGGLFSLPLTIMGDVLSPRERAKYQGFFLAIFGVSSILGPLIGGLFAGTPEILGLHGWRWVFLFNLPIGAAALFMVWRFLHLPSHHERVRIDWWGAALLAVAVVPLLLVAEQGRVWGWGSVAAIACYVVGALGVVAFVWVESRMGDAALIPLALFRGRTFAMATVLGVLTGFGMFAGMMLLPFILQIVHGMTPTEAGLATLPMILGLMISSIGSGQIIARTGRYRLFPVVGLGIMAAAYGVLVTLQWDSPLWMLLVGQLILGLGLGMLMQTLTIASQNAVDPKDMGVATSSATFFRQLGGTAGVAVVFSLLFSRLPETLRAAFGRDDLRADLGAALQDPAVAADPGNARILDILAHPEQIGEALNDDSSFLTTADPRLAAPFLDGFSTATTTPFWVALAVVSVAVVIALFFKAPPLRQKSAMEEALERRAAQAQLEQDASIPGSVAPPVTASVPVVRAARGPSEAPTDS
- a CDS encoding M15 family metallopeptidase translates to MLVNKRRPLRPQDYAPELVEPSVSHDAGEEAIRPEADAPLVALDAAMRSDIGEGVHVFSSYRSFQRQTALYDGYVAREGQARADTTSARPGHSEHQTGLAIDVVGTGLACRLDVCFGRTQAGAWIAEHAWEHGFVVRYPEGEDAVTGYAYEPWHLRYVGVDVTTAMREAGETTLEAFFGTGDAPDYG
- a CDS encoding CsbD family protein, with the translated sequence MGLDDKIKNAAQEHVGKAKEAIGDATGNERLQAEGQQDQAAANAKQAGEHVKDAAKDAGDAFR
- a CDS encoding serine hydrolase domain-containing protein, producing MQGIADEAVRAHGVPGVVAAIARPVDEDVGVAGARTIGGPPMERGTVMRIASVTKPIVAVATLALVDRGALRLDDPVERWLPELAAPRVLRDPSGPLDDTVPAEHPIEVGHLLALRGGLGFTTDFDAPLAHALAGLGQGPPDPACARPLDEWLAAIAQVPLAHQPGAGWTYNTGLDLAGALLARLGGCLGAVLDETVLGPLGMRETGFRLRPEQVARTATSYRFEGDAPVVVDPPDGGWAGEVAFESGASGLVSTLDDLLALGRMLVDGGRSGSGEQVLSAESLALLLRPGAPSDPADPFLDGQSWSLGGSVDVVEREPWHALGRYGWMGGTGTALYAYPRSRQVAVWLTQRQLAAPDDAERLVPLLARAAERDRAA
- a CDS encoding RNA-binding S4 domain-containing protein, with the protein product MSGSVRLDAWIWAVRVTKTRSAATAACRGGHVKVNGQSAKAAQPVRIGDEVRVRIAGFDRILVVQQLLTKRVGAPLAAAAFEDRTPARPDPVAAQMVPRRDRGAGRPTKRERRELDRLRGRDDER
- a CDS encoding VOC family protein; translated protein: MTRLTPYLSFPGTAREALTAYRDVFGGELVLHTKGEFGAEGDPQAIAHGMLQGPVELFGSDAGPGDAPLRLEGVLLSLLGTADAATLHRWFDALAEGGTDVDPLQRRPWGDSDGQVTDRFGVRWLIGYQGDPPAGEVG